One window of the Drosophila gunungcola strain Sukarami chromosome 3L unlocalized genomic scaffold, Dgunungcola_SK_2 000009F, whole genome shotgun sequence genome contains the following:
- the LOC128259892 gene encoding LOW QUALITY PROTEIN: membrane-associated protein Hem (The sequence of the model RefSeq protein was modified relative to this genomic sequence to represent the inferred CDS: deleted 2 bases in 2 codons): MARPIFPNQQKIAEKLIILNDRGLGILTRIYNIKKACGDTKSKPGFLSEKSLESSIKFIVKRFPNIDVKGLNAIVNIKAEIIKSLSLYYHTFVDLLDFKDNVCELLTTMDACQIHLDITLNFELTKYYLDLVVTYVSLMIVLSRVEDRKAVLGLYNAAYELQNNQADTGFPRLGQMILDYEVPLKKLAEEFIPHQRLLTSALRSLTSIYALRNLPADKWREMQKLSLVGNPAILLKAVRTDTMSCEYISLEAMDRWIIFGLLLNHQMLGQYPEVNKIWLSALESSWVVALFRDEVLQIHQYIQATFDGIKGYSKRIGEVKETYNTAVQKAALMHRERRKFLRTALKELALIMTDQPGLLGPKAIFIFIGLCLARDEILWLLRHNDNPPLLKNKGKSNEDLVDRQLPELLFHMEELRALVRKYSQVMQRYYVQYLSGFDATDLNIRMQSLQMCPEDESIIFSSLYNTAAGLTVKQVEDNELFYFRPFRLDWFRLQTYMSVGKAALRITEHAELARLLDSMVFHTRVVDNLDEILVETSDLSIFCFYNKMFDDQFHMCLEFPAQNRYIIAFPLICSHFQNCTHEMCPEERHHIRERSLSVVNIFLEEMAKEAKNIITTICDEQCTMADALLPKHCAKILSVQSARKKKDKSKSKHFDDIRKPGDESYRKTREDLTTMDKLHMALTELCFAINYCPTVNVWEFAFAPREYLCQNLEHRFSRDLVGMVMFNQETMEIAKPSELLASVRAYMNVLQTVENYVHIDITRVFNNCLLQQTQALDSHGEKTIAALYNTWYSEVLLRRVSAGNIVFSINQKAFVPISPEGWVPFNPQEFSDLNELRALAELVGPYGIKTLNETLMWHIANQVQELKSLVGTNKEVLITLRTSFDKPEVMKEQFKRLQDVDRVLQRMTIIGVIICFRNLVHEALVDVLDKRIPFLLSSVKDFQEHLPGGDQIRVASEMASAAGLLCKVDPTLASTLKSKKPEFDEGEHLTACLLMVFVAVSIPKLARNENSFYRATIDGHSNNTHCMAAAINNIFGALFTICGQSDMEDRMKEFLALASSSLLRLGQESDKEATRNRESIYLLLDEIVKQSPFLTMDLLESCFPYVLIRNAYHGVYKQEQILGLAL; the protein is encoded by the exons ATGGCACGCCCAATTTTTCCGAACCAGCAGAAGATAGCTGAGAAACTAATCATCTTGAACGACCGCGGGCTGGGCATTCTGACGCGGATATACAACATCAAGAAGGCCTGCGGCGACACC AAGTCGAAGCCGGGCTTCCTCTCCGAGAAGTCGCTGGAGTCGAGCATCAAGTTCATTGTGAAGCGATTCCCCAACATCGAC GTCAAGGGCCTGAATGCCATCGTGAACATCAAGGCGGAGATCATAAAGTCGCTGTCCCTGTACTACCACACATTCGTCGACCTGCTGGACTTCAAGGACAATGTCTGCGAACTGCTCACCACGATGGACGCCTGCCAGATCCACCTGGACATCACGCTGAACTTCGAGCTGACCAAGTACTACCTGGACTTGGTGGTGACCTACGTGTCCCTGATGATCGTCCTGTCCAGGGTGGAGGACCGCAAGGCGGTGCTGGGCCTGTACAACGCCGCCTACGAGCTGCAGAACAACCAGGCCGACACGGGCTTCCCCCGCCTGGGCCAGATGATCCTCGACTACGAGGTTCCCCTCAAGAAGCTGGCCGAGGAGTTCATCCCCCACCAGCGCCTGCTGACGAGTGCGCTGCGCTCGCTGACCTCCATCTACGCCCTGCGGAATCTGCCCGCCGACAAGTGGAGGGAGATGCAAAAGCTGAGTCTGGTGGGCAATCCCGCCATTCTCCTCAAGGCCGTGCGCACGGACACCATGTCCTGCGAGTACATCTCGCTGGAGGCCATGGACCGCTGGATAATCTTCGGCCTGCTGCTCAACCACCAAATGCTCGGCCAGTACCCGGAGGTCAACAAGATCTGGCTGTCCGCTTTGGAATCCAGTTGGGTGGTGGCTCTGTTCCGCGACGAGGTCCTGCAAATCCACCAGTACATCCAAGCCACCTTCGACGGAATCAAGGGCTACAGCAAGCGGATCGGCGAGGTCAAGGAAACCTACAACACGGCTGTCCAGAAAGCCGCTTTGATGCACCGGGAGCGACGTAAGTTTCTGCGAACTGCCCTGAAGGAGCTGGCCCTAATCATGACGGACCAACCCGGCCTGCTGGGCCCCAAAGCAATATTCATTTTCATCGGTCTTTGCCTGGCACGCGACGAGATTCTTTGGCTCCTCAGGCACAACGACAATCCGCCGCTGCTCAAGAATAAAG GAAAGAGCAATGAGGATCTGGTGGACCGGCAGCTGCCGGAGCTACTGTTCCACATGGAGGAACTGCGCGCTCTGGTGCGTAAATACAGCCAGGTGATGCAGCGGTACTACGTGCAATACTTGTCCGGCTTTGATGCCACGGATCTGAACATTCGGATGCAGAGCCTGCAGATGTGTCCGGAAGACGAGAGCATAATCTTCAGCTCGCTCTACAACACAGCCGCAGGCCTGACTGTGAAGCAGGTGGAGGACAACGAGCTCTTTTACTTCCGACCATTCCGCTTGGACTGGTTCCGCCTCCAGACGTACATGAGCGTGGGCAAGGCTGCCCTAAGAATCACAGAGCACGCGGAACTGGCCCGCCTGTTGGACTCGATGGTGTTCCACACTCGAGTGGTCGATAATTTGGACGAGATACTGGTGGAGACGTCGGATCTGAGTATCTTCTGCTTCTACAACAAAATGTTTGACGACCAGTTCCACATGTGCTTGGAGTTCCCCGCCCAGAACCGCTATATTATAGCCTTTCCATTGATCTGCAGCCACTTCCAGAACTGCACGCACGAAATGTGCCCGGAGGAACGCCACCACATTCGAGAGAGGTCGCTCAGCGTGGTGAACATCTTCCTCGAGGAAATGGCCAAAGAGGCTAAGAACATCATAACCACCATTTGCGACGAGCAGTGCACCATGGCCGACGCTCTTTTGCCAAAGCACTGTGCCAAGATCCTGTCCGTCCAGTCGGCCCGCAAGAAGAAGGACAAGTCTAAGTCGAAGCATTTCGACGACATCCGAAAGCCCGGCGACGAGTCGTACAGAAAGACGCGGGAGGACCTGACGACGATGGACAAGTTGCACATGGCCTTGACGGAGCTCTGTTTCGCCATCAACTATTGTCCCACTGTCAACGTTTGGGAGTTTGCATTCGCCCCTCGCGAATATCTCTGCCAGAACCTGGAGCACCGCTTCTCCCGGGATCTTGTGGGCATGGTGATGTTCAACCAGGAGACAATGGAGATCGCCAAGCCCTCCGAGCTGCTGGCCAGCGTGCGAGCCTACATGAATGTGCTGCAGACCGTGGAGAACTACGTGCACATAGACATAACCCGAGTCTTCAACAACTGTTTACTCCAGCAAACGCAGGCCTTGGACTCCCATGGCGAGAAGACCATTGCCGCTCTGTACAACACCTGGTACAGTGAGGTCCTGCTAAGGCGAGTGTCCGCCGGCAACATAGTGTTTTCCATCAACCAAAAGGCGTTTGTGCCCATCTCGCCCGAGGGCTGGGTGCCGTTCAACCCGCAGGAGTTCTCCGATCTTAACGAGCTGCGAGCCCTTGCCGAACTCGTGGGGCCCTACGGCATTAAAACACTGAACGAGACCCTGATGTGGCACATAGCCAACCAGGTGCAGGAGCTGAAGTCGCTGGTCGGCACCAACAAGGAGGTGCTCATCACTCTGCGCACCAGCTTTGACAAGCCCGAGGTGATGAAGGAGCAGTTCAAGCGGCTGCAGGACGTGGACCGCGTGCTGCAGCGCATGACGATCATTGGCGTGATCATCTGCTTCCGCAATCTGGTGCACGAGGCTCTCGTCGATGTGCTGGACAAGCGCATACCCTTTCTGCTCAGCTCTGTGAAGGACTTTCAGGAGCACCTGCCCGGAGGAGACCAGATCCGCGTTGCCTCCGAAATGGCCTCGGCAGCTGGGCTGCTCTGCAAGGTGGATCCCACATTGGCCAGTACGCTGAAGTCGAAGAAGCCGGAGTTCGATGAGGGTGAGCACCTCACGGCCTGTCTGCTGATGGTCTTTGTGGCCGTCTCCATTCCAAAACTGGCCCGGAACGAGAACTCCTTCTACCGGGCCACCATCGATGGCCACTCGAACAACACGCACTGCATGGCGGCGGCCATCAACAACATCTTCGGCGCGCTGTTCACCATCTGCGGGCAGAGCGACATGGAGGACCGCATGAAGGAGTTCCTTGCCCTGGCCAGTTCCTCCCTGCTGCGTTTGGGTCAGGAGTCCGACAAGGAGGCGACCCGCAACCGAGAGTCCATCTACTTGCTGCTCGACGAGATCGTCAAGCAATCGCCCTTCCTAACAATGGACCTGCTGGAGTCCTGCTTCCCCTACGTACTCATACGCAACGCCTACCATGGCGTCTACAAGCAGGAACAGATATTGGGGCTGGCACTCTAA